The following proteins are encoded in a genomic region of Natrinema sp. DC36:
- a CDS encoding thioredoxin family protein, which yields MSLETMRPNPTWDAASYEDAVDTLAAHNDEVVYKIWAGDWCKDCRALLPDFGAALEAAAVPDERIEEFSLDEDKQGPGVEEYGIEYIPTIVVENDDGEEITRFVEEEDVPPAVWLADEIETATESA from the coding sequence GTGGGACGCGGCGTCCTACGAGGACGCGGTCGATACGCTCGCAGCGCACAACGACGAGGTAGTGTACAAGATCTGGGCCGGCGACTGGTGCAAGGACTGTCGCGCCCTGCTGCCCGATTTCGGCGCGGCGCTCGAGGCCGCCGCGGTCCCCGACGAGCGGATCGAGGAGTTCAGTCTGGACGAGGACAAGCAGGGTCCCGGCGTCGAGGAGTACGGTATCGAGTACATTCCGACGATCGTGGTCGAGAACGACGATGGCGAGGAAATTACGCGGTTCGTCGAGGAAGAGGACGTGCCGCCGGCGGTCTGGCTGGCCGACGAGATCGAAACCGCGACCGAGTCGGCGTAG